A stretch of the Flavobacterium aquiphilum genome encodes the following:
- a CDS encoding DUF58 domain-containing protein, with amino-acid sequence MKLLKSLYINNFFFYALLGVMGLFILAFIFPALYNATWYVLLILLTFLVLDILILFYAKDGIEGVRNMPEKLSNGDENEIKIGIKNYYTFPISVKIIDEIPFQFQVRNFEIKQKIKGGFQKEIQYCLRPTERGEYSFGNLNIYVSSPLFLISRRFQFDNGRMVPTYPSYIQLRKYSLMAFSNNLFQYGIKKIRRIGHTMEFEQIKEYNQGDDIRTLNWKATAKKNNLMVNQFQDEKSQSVYMIIDKGRVMKMPFNGLSLLDYAINATLVLSNVILKKQDKAGMLTFSKKVENRVFAEKRASQMHKILETLYNIKTDFFESDFSFLYSDIKKNINQRSLIVLYTNFETMDALHRQLPYLKGIAKNHLLIVVFFQNTELNEIITKKANNIQEVYDKVIAEKFSFEKRLIVNELKKYGIYSVLTQPQNLTLDTINKYLEIKARGIL; translated from the coding sequence ATGAAACTACTAAAAAGTTTATACATCAACAATTTCTTTTTCTATGCGCTTTTGGGCGTTATGGGATTGTTTATTTTGGCCTTTATTTTTCCTGCCTTGTACAATGCTACCTGGTATGTTTTGCTTATTTTATTGACTTTTTTAGTTTTAGATATACTGATTCTGTTTTATGCTAAAGACGGCATTGAAGGCGTTAGAAACATGCCCGAAAAACTTTCCAATGGAGATGAAAACGAAATAAAAATCGGCATTAAGAACTATTATACTTTTCCGATTTCGGTAAAAATAATTGACGAAATTCCTTTTCAGTTTCAAGTTCGAAATTTTGAAATCAAACAAAAAATAAAAGGCGGTTTTCAAAAAGAAATTCAGTATTGCCTGCGTCCGACAGAGCGTGGCGAATATTCCTTTGGAAATTTGAATATCTATGTTTCTTCCCCCCTGTTTTTAATTTCGAGACGTTTTCAATTCGACAATGGAAGAATGGTACCGACTTATCCATCCTACATTCAGTTACGAAAATATAGCTTAATGGCTTTTTCTAACAATTTGTTTCAATACGGAATCAAAAAAATCCGCAGAATTGGCCACACGATGGAATTTGAACAAATTAAGGAATACAATCAGGGGGACGATATCAGAACACTGAATTGGAAAGCAACGGCCAAGAAAAACAATCTGATGGTCAATCAGTTTCAGGACGAAAAATCGCAATCAGTTTACATGATAATTGACAAAGGCCGTGTAATGAAAATGCCTTTCAACGGACTGAGTTTACTCGATTATGCCATAAACGCCACCTTGGTTTTATCGAATGTCATCTTGAAAAAACAAGACAAAGCCGGAATGCTGACCTTTTCGAAAAAAGTGGAAAACCGTGTTTTTGCCGAAAAACGCGCTTCGCAAATGCATAAAATTTTGGAAACTTTATACAACATCAAAACGGATTTCTTTGAAAGTGATTTTAGCTTTTTGTACAGCGACATCAAAAAGAATATCAACCAAAGAAGTTTGATTGTTTTGTACACCAATTTTGAGACAATGGATGCTTTGCATCGACAACTTCCCTATTTGAAAGGAATAGCCAAAAACCATTTGCTAATTGTGGTATTCTTCCAAAACACGGAACTCAACGAAATCATTACAAAAAAAGCTAATAATATTCAGGAAGTTTACGACAAAGTAATCGCTGAAAAATTTTCGTTCGAGAAGAGATTAATCGTCAACGAACTCAAGAAATATGGAATTTATTCTGTCCTGACCCAACCCCAAAACCTAACTTTGGACACCATCAATAAATATTTGGAAATCAAAGCTAGAGGGATTCTTTGA
- a CDS encoding RDD family protein: MSELSISTTQNVTINFKAASVGERMLASLLDLLVKGAYIIVFSYLFFYLLELDRLLNGIDMWSRIAIMIIFFSPVLIYSVTLESIFEGQTIGKKLIKIKVVKIDGYQAGFGDYLTRWLFRIIENNMLGGLIGLIAMSVSSKTQRMGDMAAGTAIITLKNNVTINSTILEEIGETYSPVYPLVIKLSDNDMRIIKETFQIAQKNGDVETIQKLTAKILAVTGIKMQNPNQIEFIKTILKDYNFYTQNM; the protein is encoded by the coding sequence ATGTCAGAATTATCTATAAGCACAACACAAAATGTTACGATAAATTTTAAAGCCGCATCTGTTGGGGAGAGAATGCTTGCCAGCCTCTTAGATTTGCTTGTTAAGGGCGCTTATATTATTGTTTTCTCTTATCTTTTTTTTTATTTATTGGAATTAGACAGACTTTTAAACGGCATCGATATGTGGTCCAGGATTGCCATAATGATTATCTTTTTTTCTCCGGTTTTGATTTATTCAGTGACTTTAGAAAGCATTTTTGAGGGGCAAACAATAGGGAAGAAGCTTATAAAAATCAAAGTCGTAAAAATCGACGGTTATCAAGCTGGTTTTGGCGATTATCTAACTCGTTGGTTGTTTAGAATTATTGAAAACAACATGCTTGGGGGATTGATAGGATTAATAGCCATGTCGGTTAGTAGCAAAACGCAACGTATGGGGGATATGGCTGCGGGAACGGCTATTATCACACTTAAAAACAATGTTACGATAAACAGTACTATTCTTGAAGAAATAGGCGAAACTTATTCGCCGGTTTATCCATTAGTTATTAAACTGTCCGATAATGACATGCGGATTATCAAGGAGACTTTTCAGATTGCCCAGAAAAATGGCGATGTAGAAACAATTCAGAAATTAACAGCAAAAATTCTGGCAGTGACAGGCATTAAAATGCAGAACCCTAATCAAATTGAATTTATAAAAACCATTTTAAAAGACTATAATTTTTATACACAAAACATGTAG
- a CDS encoding DUF4129 domain-containing protein: MNKIVTVLLLFFFCSNIGAQDSLAIAKPKKEKIIFTEKDVIVDSAATELKSFAPNFKKKYDAPEFVYEFKTPEKNAWDRFKEWLANLFKNLFNFSNNKTAENFVDILVRSLAILIVIVVIYMIVKAIMNNEGQWVFGKNSDKKIINYDEIEKNLHLVDFQKLIQNSLESGEKRLTTRYYYLWLLKKMSEKQIIEWDVEKTNSDYLYEIKDQSQKEDFAYLSYLYNNIWYGEFELDDHTFAKTRSAFEKSIKKVTNG; encoded by the coding sequence TTGAATAAAATAGTAACCGTACTACTACTTTTTTTCTTTTGTTCCAATATTGGAGCTCAGGATTCTTTGGCTATAGCCAAACCTAAAAAAGAAAAAATCATTTTTACAGAAAAAGATGTTATTGTCGATTCGGCAGCTACTGAATTAAAATCTTTTGCCCCAAATTTCAAGAAAAAATACGATGCTCCTGAATTTGTCTATGAATTCAAAACTCCGGAAAAAAATGCCTGGGATCGTTTCAAGGAATGGCTGGCCAATTTGTTCAAAAATTTATTCAACTTTAGCAACAACAAAACTGCCGAGAATTTTGTAGATATTTTGGTAAGATCTCTTGCAATCCTTATCGTCATTGTCGTGATCTACATGATTGTAAAAGCTATAATGAATAATGAAGGTCAGTGGGTTTTTGGCAAAAATTCAGATAAAAAAATCATCAATTATGACGAAATCGAAAAAAATCTGCATTTGGTTGATTTCCAAAAATTGATTCAAAACAGCTTAGAATCCGGCGAAAAAAGACTAACCACAAGGTATTATTATCTTTGGCTACTCAAAAAAATGTCCGAGAAACAAATCATTGAATGGGATGTTGAAAAAACCAACTCCGATTATCTCTATGAAATAAAAGATCAGAGCCAAAAAGAGGATTTTGCCTATTTGTCCTATTTGTACAACAATATTTGGTACGGCGAATTCGAATTGGACGACCACACTTTTGCAAAAACCCGAAGTGCTTTCGAGAAATCCATAAAAAAAGTAACCAATGGGTAG
- a CDS encoding stage II sporulation protein M has product MREIAFIKANKDKWLEFEQAIFGKAKKNPDEMANLYIQLMNDLSYAQTYYSKSKTVVYLNYLASSIYQKIYKTKRSESNRLVYFFKTEVPLIVYEYRRYLVYAFSLFFVTVLIGAVSAKYDANFVRLILGDGYVNETLENIKAGNPVAIYKSGSNWGSFIGITVNNLYVGMMCYIFGIFGGIGTFYFSLQNAIMLGSFQYFFFQQGVFWKSVRGIWIHGSMEIFGIVIETAAGYILGASILFPKTYSRMNSFKIGFKNSFKILLSTVPFTIAAGLLEGFITRYSIDMPNWLSSFIILFTLSIISFYYLAYPFIVHKKKISNV; this is encoded by the coding sequence ATGAGAGAAATTGCATTTATAAAAGCGAACAAAGACAAATGGCTTGAATTTGAACAAGCTATTTTTGGTAAAGCTAAAAAAAATCCTGATGAAATGGCAAATTTATACATTCAATTAATGAATGATTTGTCGTACGCCCAAACTTATTACAGCAAAAGCAAAACTGTTGTTTACCTAAATTATTTGGCTTCAAGCATCTATCAAAAAATATATAAAACCAAACGTAGCGAAAGCAATCGTTTGGTCTATTTCTTCAAAACCGAAGTCCCCTTGATCGTTTATGAATACCGTAGGTATCTTGTTTATGCTTTTTCATTATTTTTTGTCACTGTTCTTATTGGAGCAGTTTCGGCAAAGTACGATGCTAATTTTGTCCGATTAATCCTCGGCGATGGTTATGTCAATGAAACTTTAGAAAACATCAAGGCCGGGAATCCTGTAGCCATTTATAAATCTGGAAGTAACTGGGGAAGTTTTATAGGTATAACTGTCAATAATTTGTATGTGGGAATGATGTGTTATATTTTCGGTATTTTTGGTGGTATCGGTACTTTTTATTTTTCATTGCAAAACGCAATCATGCTAGGGTCTTTTCAATATTTCTTCTTCCAACAGGGTGTTTTTTGGAAAAGCGTCCGCGGTATCTGGATTCATGGTTCAATGGAAATTTTCGGAATTGTGATAGAAACTGCCGCCGGATATATTCTTGGAGCATCCATCCTATTTCCCAAAACTTATTCGAGAATGAATTCCTTCAAAATAGGATTCAAAAATAGTTTCAAGATATTGCTGAGCACCGTTCCTTTTACCATTGCGGCTGGTTTACTTGAAGGTTTTATAACTCGTTATTCCATTGATATGCCTAATTGGTTGAGCAGTTTTATAATTTTATTTACCCTGTCGATAATTTCATTTTATTATCTTGCTTATCCATTCATTGTCCATAAAAAAAAAATATCAAATGTTTGA
- a CDS encoding serine hydrolase, with protein sequence MKIKNIKTFINKLSTFSSPFPLGRAGVGILLLLTQFSFAQITELEVDNVVNRALTTFNVPGIAVAVVKDGKVVLSKGYGVKSILTNEKVDANTLFGIASNSKAFTTAALAILIDEGKLKWDDKVINYLPNFKMYNDYVTNEFTIRDLLTHRSGLGLGAGDLMIWPDGSNFTAQDIIQNLQYLKPISAFRTKYDYDNLLYIVAGEVVHKVSGMSWCDFVESRIMKPLEMNNSAASFVRLKDTSNVIAPHVPLNGKLKIISRYKNHILDAAGGIYSSVNDMSKWVIMQLNNGKYGPENKQLFSEKEHNEMWTPQTIIPATTRPPYNTHFSSYGLGWFLSDVKGYKQATHTGGLEGIVTQVTLLPELNLGIIVLTNQQSGAAFNSITNTIKDSYLGIKPEDYVAAYSNRAKATQESSDKKTEEVWALVTKNKKDNIKIDFKNYIGTYKDNWFGEIVISENKGKLFFASKRSPRLSGELFLYKDKNLVVKWNNPYFEADAHLFFEFDSNGKASGIKMKPISELTDFSYDFQDLDFRKVF encoded by the coding sequence ATGAAAATCAAAAACATAAAAACATTCATTAATAAACTATCAACGTTCTCGTCTCCCTTCCCTTTGGGGAGGGCTGGGGTGGGGATTCTTTTATTACTCACTCAATTTTCTTTTGCCCAAATCACAGAACTGGAAGTTGATAATGTTGTCAATCGTGCTTTAACAACTTTTAATGTCCCAGGAATTGCGGTTGCGGTAGTTAAAGACGGAAAAGTAGTGCTATCTAAAGGCTATGGCGTAAAATCGATCCTGACCAATGAAAAAGTAGATGCCAATACACTTTTCGGGATTGCATCCAATAGCAAAGCTTTTACGACTGCTGCTTTAGCCATTTTGATAGACGAAGGCAAGTTAAAATGGGATGACAAAGTCATTAATTATCTCCCAAATTTCAAAATGTACAATGATTATGTGACCAATGAATTTACAATTCGAGATTTGTTGACACACAGAAGCGGATTGGGTCTTGGCGCAGGAGATTTGATGATTTGGCCTGACGGAAGCAATTTTACGGCACAGGATATCATACAAAATCTACAGTATTTAAAACCTATTTCAGCTTTCAGAACAAAATATGATTATGACAATTTATTGTACATCGTTGCCGGCGAAGTGGTTCACAAAGTAAGCGGAATGAGCTGGTGCGATTTTGTTGAAAGCCGAATCATGAAACCTTTGGAAATGAATAACAGTGCCGCCTCGTTTGTTCGTTTAAAAGACACCAGCAATGTTATTGCACCCCATGTTCCGCTTAACGGAAAACTAAAAATAATTTCGAGATATAAAAATCACATATTGGATGCTGCGGGCGGAATTTACTCAAGTGTAAACGACATGAGTAAATGGGTAATTATGCAATTAAATAATGGAAAATACGGTCCCGAAAACAAACAGTTATTCTCCGAGAAAGAACACAATGAAATGTGGACGCCTCAAACTATAATCCCTGCCACAACAAGGCCTCCTTACAACACCCATTTCAGTTCGTATGGATTGGGTTGGTTTTTGAGTGATGTCAAAGGATACAAGCAGGCAACTCACACCGGAGGTTTGGAAGGAATAGTGACCCAAGTAACCTTATTGCCTGAACTGAATTTAGGAATTATAGTTTTGACCAATCAGCAATCAGGAGCTGCATTTAATTCTATTACCAACACTATAAAAGACAGTTATTTGGGTATAAAACCAGAAGACTATGTTGCCGCTTATAGTAATAGAGCAAAAGCCACTCAGGAATCGTCAGATAAAAAAACAGAGGAAGTTTGGGCTTTGGTAACCAAAAACAAAAAAGACAATATCAAAATTGATTTCAAAAATTACATTGGAACCTACAAAGACAATTGGTTTGGCGAAATTGTAATCAGCGAAAATAAAGGAAAATTGTTTTTTGCATCCAAACGTTCTCCGCGACTATCGGGAGAATTATTTCTTTACAAAGACAAAAATTTGGTTGTAAAATGGAACAACCCTTATTTCGAGGCCGATGCTCATTTGTTTTTTGAATTTGACAGCAACGGAAAAGCCTCTGGCATCAAAATGAAACCTATTTCGGAGTTAACCGACTTCAGTTACGATTTTCAAGATTTAGATTTTAGAAAAGTATTTTGA
- a CDS encoding DUF4350 domain-containing protein has translation MGRTLKIYIAFLILLLITIVVIDSNSPKPIDWRPTYGVNDKIPYGMYVLDHEIGSLLKNQKIEKFNQTPYEYLEKKYDYDTLVNNYKIKGTFLNISKISNLDKQSITEICYFVSHGNNAFISSEMIPNQLLDSLNLKMDSEYKFSDSIYNWVANKKLGTQKYKIIEGVNNNYFSKVDTLNTTVLGYQNGDSTRVNFIKVNYKNGAFYLHTQPVAFTNFHLLKGNHHKYAEKVLSYIPKGNVFWSIKDQTGEVISNSPMRYILSQPALKWAWYIFLIGMLVFIFFNAKRKQRIVPIIKPLANTTVDFTKTIGNLYYQEGDHNNIIEKKIIYFLEKIRNEYLIDTHKLDDDFIKKLHLKSGKDLVIIQNVVYLINMYRKSHYLSVEADLVQINAAIEEVLN, from the coding sequence ATGGGTAGAACATTAAAAATATACATCGCTTTTTTGATATTACTTTTAATCACTATTGTTGTGATAGACAGTAATAGCCCCAAACCCATCGATTGGAGGCCGACCTATGGTGTAAACGATAAAATCCCTTATGGAATGTATGTTTTAGACCATGAAATTGGCTCACTTCTGAAAAACCAAAAGATTGAAAAGTTCAACCAAACTCCTTATGAATATCTTGAAAAAAAATACGACTACGACACACTCGTAAATAATTATAAAATAAAAGGAACTTTTCTCAATATCTCCAAAATTTCAAATTTAGACAAGCAATCAATTACTGAGATTTGTTATTTTGTGAGCCATGGAAATAACGCCTTTATTAGTTCCGAAATGATTCCCAATCAGCTGTTGGACAGTTTGAATCTAAAAATGGACAGCGAATATAAATTCTCTGACAGCATTTACAATTGGGTCGCCAACAAAAAATTGGGAACCCAAAAATATAAAATTATCGAAGGCGTAAACAACAATTATTTCTCCAAAGTCGACACGTTGAACACCACTGTTTTGGGCTATCAAAATGGCGATAGCACGAGGGTTAATTTTATAAAAGTAAACTATAAAAACGGGGCTTTTTATTTGCACACTCAACCTGTGGCTTTTACAAATTTTCATTTATTAAAAGGAAATCATCACAAATATGCCGAAAAAGTCTTGTCATATATACCAAAAGGAAACGTCTTTTGGAGTATCAAAGATCAAACCGGAGAAGTAATTTCAAACTCACCGATGCGCTATATCCTGAGTCAACCCGCACTCAAATGGGCTTGGTATATTTTCCTGATTGGTATGCTTGTTTTCATATTTTTCAACGCCAAACGAAAACAAAGAATCGTTCCTATTATCAAACCGTTGGCTAATACAACTGTTGATTTTACGAAAACCATTGGGAATTTGTATTATCAGGAAGGAGACCACAACAATATTATTGAGAAAAAAATCATCTATTTCCTTGAAAAAATCAGAAACGAATACTTGATTGACACCCATAAACTTGATGATGATTTTATCAAAAAACTACACCTTAAATCCGGAAAAGATTTAGTCATTATCCAAAACGTGGTCTATTTGATTAATATGTATCGAAAAAGCCATTACCTGAGTGTTGAAGCCGATTTAGTCCAAATTAATGCCGCAATAGAGGAAGTTTTGAATTAA
- a CDS encoding TrmH family RNA methyltransferase, whose translation MKQITSVQNPFIKSLVLLGEKAKARKQSGTFLIEGKREITLAIKGGYEIETILFLPEVCSETETRKLSNKAELIEINKEVYQKLAYRDTTEGILAVAKAKSMQLSDLKLSENPLILIAEAIEKPGNIGALLRTADAANLDAVIIANPKSDLYNPNVVRSSVGCLFTNQIATGTTSEIIAFLKEKNINFYCATLQNSTSYHTQDYTSPTALVVGTEATGLTQEWRDAATQNIIIPMQGEIDSMNVSVAAAILIFEAKRQRGF comes from the coding sequence ATGAAACAAATCACTTCTGTCCAAAACCCTTTTATAAAATCTTTAGTCTTATTGGGGGAAAAAGCAAAAGCCCGTAAACAATCGGGAACTTTCCTGATTGAAGGCAAACGCGAAATTACATTGGCAATAAAAGGAGGATATGAAATAGAAACAATTTTATTTTTGCCCGAAGTTTGTTCCGAAACCGAAACCCGTAAATTATCAAACAAAGCCGAATTGATAGAAATCAACAAAGAAGTCTATCAAAAACTGGCATATCGTGACACCACCGAAGGAATTTTGGCTGTAGCCAAAGCCAAATCAATGCAATTATCCGACCTAAAATTATCCGAAAACCCATTGATCCTTATCGCCGAAGCGATCGAAAAACCTGGAAACATAGGTGCTTTATTGCGCACCGCTGATGCTGCAAATCTCGACGCTGTAATTATTGCCAATCCAAAAAGTGATTTGTACAATCCGAATGTGGTTCGGTCAAGCGTTGGCTGTTTATTCACCAATCAAATTGCGACAGGAACAACATCTGAAATTATTGCTTTTCTGAAAGAGAAGAACATCAATTTTTATTGCGCTACGCTGCAAAATTCGACTTCCTACCATACCCAAGACTACACTTCGCCTACGGCTTTGGTTGTTGGAACCGAAGCAACCGGACTCACACAAGAATGGCGTGATGCAGCTACACAAAACATTATTATCCCTATGCAAGGCGAAATTGACAGTATGAATGTATCGGTTGCCGCAGCGATTTTAATATTTGAGGCCAAAAGACAGAGAGGATTTTAG
- a CDS encoding AAA family ATPase, with protein MEDITATTENTTESVNFQSRINLEPLLESINNIKQELETVIVGQNKMIDQLLVAILSNGHVLLEGVPGVAKTITAKLLSKTLNIGFSRIQFTPDLMPSDILGTSVFDLKKSEFEFKKGPIFSNLILIDEINRAPAKTQAALFEVMEERQITIDGVTYVLDAPFLVIATQNPIEQEGTYRLPEAQLDRFLFKISIEYPKIEEEIMIIQREHSLQNHGKLDNIKTLLSSEEIKHYQTLVKQIIVEQNLLEYIAKIVINTRENAFLYLGASPRASIAILNAAKGFAAIRGRDFVTPEDIKEAAIPVLQHRVIVTPEREMEGITSIEIIKQILESVEIPR; from the coding sequence ATGGAAGATATCACCGCCACAACCGAAAACACTACCGAAAGCGTAAATTTTCAATCTAGAATCAACCTAGAACCGCTTTTGGAAAGCATCAATAACATCAAACAAGAATTGGAAACCGTTATCGTGGGCCAAAATAAAATGATTGACCAATTGCTGGTTGCCATTTTGTCCAACGGACATGTTTTGCTTGAAGGTGTTCCTGGTGTTGCCAAAACGATTACGGCAAAACTTTTGTCCAAAACTTTAAACATTGGCTTCAGCCGAATTCAATTTACTCCTGATTTAATGCCTTCAGATATATTAGGAACATCCGTTTTTGACCTGAAAAAATCAGAATTCGAATTCAAAAAAGGACCAATTTTCTCCAACTTGATATTGATTGACGAAATCAATCGTGCCCCTGCAAAAACGCAAGCCGCCCTTTTTGAAGTTATGGAAGAACGCCAAATAACCATTGATGGCGTAACCTATGTTTTGGACGCCCCTTTCTTGGTTATTGCTACCCAAAACCCAATCGAACAAGAAGGAACCTATCGCTTGCCGGAAGCGCAATTAGACCGTTTTTTGTTCAAAATTTCTATCGAATACCCAAAAATTGAAGAGGAAATTATGATTATTCAAAGGGAGCATTCTCTTCAAAATCATGGCAAACTCGACAACATCAAAACCTTGCTTTCATCAGAAGAAATCAAGCACTACCAAACATTGGTCAAACAAATAATTGTAGAGCAAAACCTGTTGGAATACATTGCCAAAATTGTTATAAACACCCGTGAAAATGCATTTTTGTACCTTGGTGCTTCGCCTCGTGCTTCCATCGCTATTTTAAATGCCGCCAAAGGATTTGCCGCCATTCGGGGACGTGATTTCGTAACTCCCGAAGATATCAAAGAAGCTGCGATTCCTGTTTTGCAACATCGTGTTATCGTAACTCCGGAGCGTGAAATGGAAGGCATTACAAGTATCGAAATTATTAAACAAATTTTGGAAAGTGTGGAGATTCCTAGATAG